One Lentimicrobiaceae bacterium genomic window carries:
- a CDS encoding PAS domain S-box protein, translating into MESDTRILLVEDNHADAELNKREANKVLKKCSFKLVETEEAFLDALIEWQPHLVLSDYSMPAFDGLTALALTLKHAPDTPVIMVTGSVNEDTAVECMKAGAVNYVIKQSIKRLGTAILHALEERERKIEHIKAQNALLVSEKRYRSLFEISPVGIVVQNADNVIINVNEAYCNISGYNKDQLIGRKVSNLALSNDELNNIENNTARILSGETLRHEVRNLCSDGTAIYIELTESAIELSDGSMGIMSIANDITERKTAEEALRQQADFQQRLMDAIPIPVFYKDVSGVYQGCNNAFETFMGIKKDDLKGKTVFDVYPAQIAEAYFQTDNLLLKQGGKQNYEYFAIDANGIKHDIIFSKATYVGANGQTSGLIGSMFDISDRKSIEENLKQRNRDLQFLSDYALKLTDLPGNADITTVIMNELKILTEADVAIISKYDKNENALYASNFVADPEIIKIIEESLGGSINNFKTPLNNDIHNLLLSETFAHYNTLTELTFGQIPEETDKKFKLLTGINHFAGLSLFIADELYGTVVIGLNKDKPEPDPEMLRSFAYLSSLTLRRKKAEEELKEREERLRKIVDSSQDAMIIMDAKGFIYLWNYAAEKMFGYKAEEVLGRNLHQLISPDRYLQTHQEAFQKYILTGQGNAIGKLIELEGLKRDGTEFPIELALSAINIDDSWFSVGAIRDITERKKAEATIIRSEKRYHDLFDANKDGISVILISPEDKASKFLVVNEKAATMLGLSREHMINIPPENLEVEIDGQTMNERRNRLISDGSYTFETRLIHKSGKTIPVEISASFVNFDGTPAILNITRDISERKFRDNLRQMQYNIANAVITANSLYDLYEAVRTELSEILDTTNFFVAFYNQESKMMYAPFEKEEKEVIKEWPAEKSLTGYVVKQQKTVLLRKKEISELAEKGKINLIGHRSEIWLGTPIYNGKTVIGAMVVQSYTNPEAYNEDSKYVIELAAHELSSYIGRKEAEQNALKLSKAIEQNPVSIVITDRDGIIDYVNPKFTEVTGYSLQEAIGMRPSILKSGIHDNSFYENLWNTITSGNNWQGEIKNKKKDGSYYWENAIISPIIDEQGVITHYVAVKEDITEKKKIIKELEIAKERAEESDRLKTAFLQNISHEIRTPLNGILGFSELLIQDWTTPEERIDFNESIQLSGKRLIEIVNNVLDISIIETGQIILSPTHFKLNSALMDLYNFYKLQFQNKSIAFAPPKHCKDDDFTICADQGRIHQVLTNLLNNAFKYTKTGEVSFGYKCVGEELIFEVSDTGIGIDKSHFGRIFTRFYQAENSSARNYEGAGLGLSISHGLVMAMGGKIWFESEPGKGTTFYFSIPVTHQTRELNPSQKETSDSSDIILIADDDETSYLLLQTVLKRRGINVARAETGNEAVKLIKDNHRIKLIFMDVKMPEMDGLEATRIIKTLKPEIPVIIQTAFAFNEDMEAAFAAGGNEYLSKPISSEKISAVLDKYLIKA; encoded by the coding sequence ATGGAATCAGATACACGCATACTTTTAGTTGAAGACAATCATGCTGATGCCGAGCTGAATAAACGCGAAGCCAATAAGGTATTGAAAAAATGCAGTTTCAAACTGGTTGAAACCGAAGAAGCATTTTTGGATGCCTTGATTGAATGGCAACCGCATCTTGTACTTTCAGACTACAGCATGCCCGCTTTTGATGGACTTACAGCCCTCGCACTTACTCTTAAACATGCCCCTGATACACCCGTTATTATGGTCACTGGCTCGGTAAATGAAGATACCGCTGTTGAATGTATGAAAGCCGGAGCTGTAAACTATGTTATAAAACAAAGTATAAAAAGGCTGGGAACCGCAATATTACATGCACTGGAAGAGCGCGAACGAAAAATTGAACACATCAAAGCGCAGAACGCACTGCTGGTAAGCGAAAAACGTTACAGATCGTTGTTTGAAATTTCGCCTGTAGGTATCGTTGTTCAAAATGCCGACAATGTAATTATCAACGTAAATGAAGCCTATTGCAATATCTCAGGCTATAATAAAGACCAACTTATCGGACGTAAAGTTAGCAACCTTGCCCTGTCGAACGACGAGCTGAACAATATTGAAAATAACACAGCCCGCATTCTCTCCGGTGAAACGCTCAGGCATGAAGTCAGAAATCTGTGCAGTGACGGAACTGCCATCTATATTGAACTTACTGAATCAGCTATTGAACTTTCAGACGGCTCAATGGGAATCATGAGCATAGCCAACGATATCACTGAACGTAAAACCGCCGAAGAAGCATTAAGACAGCAAGCTGACTTTCAACAACGCTTAATGGATGCCATTCCCATTCCTGTTTTTTACAAAGATGTTTCAGGTGTTTACCAGGGCTGTAACAATGCTTTCGAAACATTTATGGGTATAAAAAAAGATGATCTGAAAGGAAAAACTGTATTTGATGTATATCCGGCTCAAATAGCTGAAGCTTATTTTCAAACCGATAATTTACTTTTAAAACAGGGAGGCAAGCAAAACTACGAATATTTCGCTATTGATGCCAACGGAATAAAACATGACATCATTTTCAGTAAAGCCACCTATGTTGGTGCCAACGGGCAAACCAGCGGACTCATTGGGTCCATGTTTGACATATCTGACAGGAAATCAATTGAAGAAAACCTGAAACAAAGGAACAGGGATTTACAGTTTCTCTCCGACTATGCATTGAAATTAACCGACTTGCCTGGTAATGCAGATATTACCACGGTAATTATGAACGAATTGAAGATCCTTACAGAAGCGGATGTGGCTATTATCTCGAAATATGATAAAAATGAAAATGCTTTATATGCAAGCAATTTTGTTGCAGACCCGGAAATCATCAAAATAATTGAAGAGAGTCTGGGCGGAAGTATAAATAACTTTAAAACACCCTTAAACAATGATATACATAACTTATTATTGAGTGAAACATTTGCTCATTATAACACTTTAACAGAATTAACTTTTGGTCAGATTCCCGAGGAAACCGACAAGAAATTTAAGTTACTTACCGGTATCAATCATTTTGCCGGGCTTTCACTATTTATTGCTGATGAGTTGTATGGTACCGTTGTGATTGGGTTGAATAAAGATAAACCTGAGCCAGACCCCGAGATGCTGCGCTCTTTTGCTTACCTCTCATCGCTAACCCTGCGCAGAAAAAAAGCAGAAGAAGAACTGAAAGAAAGAGAAGAGCGCCTTCGCAAAATTGTAGATTCGTCGCAGGATGCCATGATCATCATGGATGCAAAAGGCTTTATCTACTTGTGGAATTATGCTGCTGAAAAAATGTTTGGCTACAAAGCAGAAGAAGTGCTGGGGCGTAACCTCCATCAGCTTATTTCGCCTGATCGCTACCTTCAAACACACCAGGAAGCTTTTCAAAAATATATATTAACCGGGCAGGGAAATGCCATTGGAAAACTGATTGAACTTGAAGGTCTGAAAAGAGATGGGACTGAATTCCCCATTGAGTTGGCGCTGTCTGCTATAAATATTGATGATTCATGGTTCTCGGTAGGAGCTATCCGCGACATAACCGAACGAAAAAAAGCTGAAGCTACCATTATACGGAGCGAAAAAAGATATCACGATCTGTTTGACGCCAATAAAGACGGTATTTCTGTCATCCTTATCAGCCCTGAAGATAAAGCTTCCAAATTTTTGGTTGTCAACGAAAAGGCCGCCACAATGTTAGGATTATCGCGCGAGCATATGATTAACATTCCACCGGAAAATCTTGAAGTTGAAATTGATGGGCAAACTATGAATGAAAGGCGAAACAGGCTCATCAGCGATGGTAGTTACACCTTTGAAACCCGGCTTATTCACAAGTCAGGCAAAACAATTCCAGTTGAAATCAGTGCTTCATTTGTAAACTTCGATGGCACGCCAGCCATCCTCAATATCACCAGGGATATTTCTGAAAGAAAATTCAGAGATAACCTGCGGCAAATGCAGTATAATATTGCCAATGCTGTGATTACTGCTAATTCTCTTTATGATTTGTATGAAGCAGTTCGCACTGAACTCTCCGAAATACTTGATACTACAAATTTCTTCGTTGCATTCTACAACCAGGAAAGCAAAATGATGTATGCTCCTTTTGAAAAGGAAGAAAAAGAAGTCATAAAAGAATGGCCTGCTGAAAAATCTCTTACAGGATATGTGGTAAAGCAACAAAAAACTGTTCTTTTAAGAAAAAAAGAGATTTCTGAGTTAGCTGAAAAAGGAAAAATTAATCTTATAGGTCACCGATCTGAAATCTGGCTTGGAACACCAATCTACAATGGCAAAACTGTTATTGGGGCGATGGTAGTACAAAGCTATACAAACCCTGAAGCATATAATGAAGATTCTAAATATGTTATTGAGCTTGCAGCACATGAGCTCAGCAGCTACATAGGGCGAAAAGAAGCGGAACAAAATGCGCTAAAACTATCAAAAGCCATTGAGCAAAACCCGGTAAGTATTGTAATCACCGACAGAGATGGCATCATTGACTACGTAAATCCTAAATTTACAGAAGTTACCGGATATTCACTACAAGAAGCAATTGGCATGAGGCCAAGCATCCTAAAATCGGGCATTCATGACAACAGTTTCTATGAAAATTTATGGAATACCATCACCTCGGGAAACAACTGGCAGGGTGAAATAAAAAACAAAAAGAAAGATGGATCCTACTATTGGGAAAATGCCATTATTTCACCTATTATTGATGAACAAGGCGTTATTACCCACTATGTAGCGGTGAAAGAGGATATTACTGAAAAGAAGAAAATCATCAAGGAACTTGAAATAGCCAAAGAAAGAGCAGAAGAAAGCGACAGGCTCAAAACAGCCTTCCTTCAGAATATTTCTCATGAAATACGCACACCATTAAACGGCATCCTCGGATTTTCTGAATTGCTGATACAGGATTGGACAACCCCTGAAGAACGCATTGACTTTAATGAATCCATTCAACTTAGCGGGAAGAGGCTGATTGAAATTGTAAATAATGTGCTCGACATTTCCATTATTGAAACAGGCCAGATTATTTTATCGCCCACTCATTTTAAACTAAACTCTGCCTTAATGGACTTGTACAATTTCTACAAGCTTCAGTTCCAAAATAAGAGCATTGCATTTGCCCCTCCCAAACATTGTAAGGATGATGATTTTACCATTTGTGCTGATCAGGGCAGAATTCATCAGGTACTCACAAACTTATTGAACAATGCCTTTAAGTATACCAAAACCGGTGAGGTCAGTTTTGGATATAAGTGCGTGGGAGAAGAGCTGATATTTGAAGTCAGTGATACAGGCATTGGTATTGATAAGTCACATTTTGGCAGAATTTTTACAAGATTTTATCAGGCAGAAAATTCAAGTGCAAGAAATTACGAAGGCGCAGGACTTGGCCTATCAATCAGTCATGGCCTCGTAATGGCCATGGGTGGTAAAATTTGGTTTGAATCCGAGCCAGGCAAAGGCACAACTTTTTATTTTTCCATACCTGTTACTCATCAAACCCGGGAATTAAATCCCTCTCAAAAAGAAACTTCTGACTCTTCTGATATCATCCTCATTGCCGACGATGATGAGACCAGTTATCTGTTGCTTCAGACCGTTCTGAAGCGCAGAGGTATTAACGTAGCACGAGCAGAAACCGGAAATGAAGCTGTAAAGTTAATTAAAGACAATCATCGGATTAAACTTATATTTATGGATGTAAAAATGCCTGAAATGGACGGGCTGGAAGCAACCCGTATCATCAAAACATTAAAACCTGAAATACCTGTAATTATTCAAACAGCTTTTGCTTTTAATGAAGATATGGAAGCCGCATTTGCCGCTGGAGGAAATGAATATCTTTCCAAACCAATATCTTCTGAAAAGATATCTGCTGTTTTGGATAAATATCTGATAAAAGCATAG
- a CDS encoding PAS domain S-box protein, which yields MENQFYRDIIFNAPLAYACHKISYNNKGLAIDAFIEEANNSFASLCNSEISAFINKRLTDLLPELKNAYQNWPELMAGTISSPETGEITFKHTSTSQLYKIQFHIPEPGYCVTLFIPLSETSYPKATLPDNQERYSLLFETMEQGVIFQDNNGIINYANSAAEKILGLTTDQLYGRTSRDPKWKAIDENGHDLKGENHPISIALKSGTSVLGYTMGVFNPKTEETHWIKVDAIPDFKEGSSKPFQAHAIFTDISESRAKEIKLKESEEKYRFLTENIMDVIWVLDLETKRFTFVSQSVEKLRGYTSEEVLTQLASEVLSPASLAYYNGIIPERLSNFLKTGLAEVYYDELEQPCKNGTTIRTEAITYFRKNPETQKIEIIGTSRDISERKKAEDALKESNRKLSTLINNLKGLVYRCRNDRHWTMELLSNSIYQLAGYMPDEIIGNKKLSYNSLIHPDDRNYVRDIIKPALEQKHHFQLEYRIIHKDGTTKWVGENGCGIYENGKLIALEGYITDISESKLAQEALRHSEEKFKMAFYLSPEIITITRLSDGLYVDANEAFCKTLNYLPSEVIGKSALNLGIWANPEDRQKLTDSLKEHGHVWSLDATFRSKNGTLIEGLMSASLIEINGTPHLLAVTRDITERKKAQGQIKSLLERIDLATKSAGLGIWDWDITNNSLQWDEQMYMLYGINENDFPNAYEAWLKCVHPDDVVQVNRTSENAQKSLNAYESDFRVLLPDGSIRYIKALGNVFRDEQGVAVRMLGVNYDITAQKISAQALFESEERNRTIISASTEGIILQRNDGRILTWNKAAERIFGIKEADALGETSTSRPYYLYNEQGDEIKGEDHPSMITLKTGTPQKDILMRVVRPDSQDYWIKVNTEPIFTDKSGLPTAAVVTFSDITALKKTQDKLKITEDQVRRKLESILTPDHDIGNLELPDVMDIESVQSLMNNFYQLTQIGVGIIDLKGKVLVGTGWQNICVAFHRKNELSCQYCFESDTEITRGIEPGEFKLYKCRNNMWDIATPIYIAGKHLGNLFLGQFLFDDEEPDLSTFKKQARQFGFDEEKYLEALKQVPRWNKKTVEAAMDFYIQLANMISSLSYSNVRLAQTLEENKRAQEALQASAEVTKSIPSGLFIYRFEAPDKLFLIEANPAALKITGLKKESILGLEFNQIWPEAEKIGLTARYLEVMRTSEPYLSNNIFYADDNLRGAFRISAFKIPDNKLGVAFEDETELRNSENKLIEAKEKAEESEALLRAIIDNAPFEIWARNTQGIGILENKFTFEHFGVSILGRTPDYEEIPPEEAALWKSNNKKVLQGEILNEECQYTVKGINRTYQQIIAPIITSTGIDGIVGFNIDITENKKNQLAIDNERKMLRTLVETIPDLFFLKDPQGKYITCNNMFEKLTGLSAKMMAGKTDHDVFPHEVADAFRYHDLQALNSEKPLTNLETVTNINSGQQELLETIKTRVFDSNGTIIGVLGISRNVTAIYQAQEALRNREEIYSSIVNQASDSIALIDFETSRFIEFNPAAHLNLGYSADEFSQMGIKDIEASQNPDEIIKHFSVIRDSGGITFESQHKHKSGTILDIRSRAKVITIKGKEYISAIWSDITAQKKIQAAMREKDLIFQSLMEKSPIYIFFKDHHLKSVFLSKNFEQLLAKPLEELIGRTMNELFPSNMALSMIEEDKLIFENGELVTIDEELNGRYYTTIKFPIYRDNAPPLLAGFTIDITDRKLAENALMYREKILRQAQQMAHIGNFEFDFRKNTSIWSENMYRIFDVEHTTELNNVIQNILPDLILPEDYSRTKQIFNDAIKGLCNYELVYRIRKKDNSIRDIHSRADIERDENGNPIRMIGLIQDITEQKRTEKEIQRLNESLEKRVEERTHELQIANHELEAFAYTVSHDLRAPLRAINGFTNILKEDYETLFDADGHKLINIITENTSRMGVLIDDLLAFSRLGRAEMNFCKVDMNQLVKQAYHEITTPELKEQIKFIAHDLPEIMGDNSLLKQVWLNLLSNAVKFSSKVKEPEIIISAQKEAGYVTFKISDNGVGFNMKYVGKLFGVFQRLHSAGEYEGTGAGLAIVQRIVVRHKGKVWARAEQGKGADFFFSLPEMPD from the coding sequence ATGGAAAATCAATTCTACAGAGATATTATTTTCAATGCACCATTGGCTTATGCATGCCATAAAATTTCATATAACAACAAAGGCCTGGCAATTGATGCATTCATAGAAGAAGCCAACAACAGTTTTGCATCTTTATGCAATAGTGAAATATCAGCTTTCATCAATAAACGATTAACAGACTTACTTCCTGAACTTAAAAATGCTTATCAGAACTGGCCCGAATTAATGGCTGGTACAATATCCTCCCCCGAAACCGGGGAAATTACATTTAAGCACACTTCAACCAGCCAATTATATAAAATTCAGTTTCATATACCAGAACCAGGTTATTGTGTTACCCTTTTCATTCCGTTATCAGAGACATCCTATCCCAAAGCAACTCTTCCTGACAACCAGGAGAGATATTCTCTCCTTTTTGAAACAATGGAACAGGGTGTCATATTTCAGGATAATAATGGGATAATCAACTATGCCAATTCAGCAGCTGAAAAAATTCTGGGACTTACCACCGACCAGCTATATGGACGTACCTCAAGAGACCCCAAATGGAAAGCAATAGATGAAAATGGCCATGACCTTAAGGGCGAAAACCATCCCATTTCAATAGCTCTAAAATCAGGAACATCTGTACTTGGGTATACTATGGGGGTATTTAACCCAAAAACAGAGGAAACCCACTGGATAAAAGTAGATGCCATTCCTGATTTTAAAGAAGGCAGCAGCAAGCCTTTTCAGGCTCATGCTATCTTTACAGACATCTCAGAAAGTCGTGCGAAGGAAATAAAACTGAAGGAAAGCGAAGAAAAGTATCGTTTTCTTACAGAGAATATCATGGATGTTATATGGGTGTTAGATCTGGAAACCAAAAGATTCACATTCGTCAGTCAATCTGTTGAAAAGTTAAGAGGTTACACTTCAGAGGAAGTGCTAACACAACTTGCCAGCGAAGTACTTTCACCAGCATCTCTGGCATATTACAACGGCATTATTCCTGAGAGATTATCTAACTTTCTTAAAACCGGCCTTGCTGAAGTTTATTACGACGAACTGGAACAACCATGTAAAAATGGAACAACCATCAGAACAGAGGCCATTACTTATTTCAGGAAGAATCCGGAAACGCAAAAAATTGAAATTATTGGCACCAGCCGCGATATTTCTGAGAGAAAAAAAGCAGAGGATGCCCTGAAGGAAAGTAACCGGAAATTATCAACCCTCATTAATAACCTGAAAGGGTTGGTATACAGATGCCGTAACGACAGGCACTGGACCATGGAGTTATTGAGCAATAGCATCTATCAGTTGGCAGGTTATATGCCTGATGAGATAATCGGGAACAAAAAACTATCATACAATTCGCTTATTCACCCCGATGACCGCAATTATGTGAGGGACATTATCAAACCTGCTCTTGAACAAAAACACCATTTCCAGCTTGAATACCGTATTATACACAAAGATGGAACTACGAAATGGGTTGGGGAAAACGGGTGCGGCATCTATGAAAATGGTAAGTTGATTGCCCTTGAAGGTTATATAACAGATATTTCGGAAAGCAAACTGGCTCAGGAAGCACTGCGACATAGCGAAGAAAAATTTAAAATGGCATTTTACCTGAGTCCCGAAATAATTACCATTACCCGACTGTCTGATGGTTTATATGTAGATGCCAATGAAGCTTTTTGTAAAACGCTGAATTATTTGCCCAGCGAAGTGATAGGTAAAAGTGCCCTTAACCTTGGTATATGGGCAAATCCTGAAGACAGGCAAAAACTCACAGATTCACTTAAAGAACATGGACATGTATGGAGCCTTGATGCTACATTCAGGTCAAAAAACGGAACTCTGATTGAAGGGTTAATGTCAGCATCATTAATTGAAATCAATGGAACCCCACATTTGCTGGCAGTTACACGTGACATTACAGAAAGAAAAAAAGCGCAGGGACAGATAAAATCTTTATTGGAGCGTATCGACCTGGCCACAAAAAGTGCAGGCCTTGGTATCTGGGATTGGGATATCACCAACAATTCTCTTCAATGGGATGAACAGATGTATATGCTTTACGGCATCAATGAGAATGATTTTCCAAATGCCTATGAAGCATGGTTAAAATGCGTTCATCCCGATGATGTAGTTCAAGTAAACCGAACCTCTGAAAATGCACAGAAATCACTTAACGCCTATGAGTCTGATTTCAGGGTATTGTTACCCGATGGAAGTATTCGCTATATTAAAGCTTTAGGTAATGTTTTTAGAGATGAGCAGGGTGTTGCGGTGCGCATGCTGGGCGTAAATTATGACATTACAGCTCAAAAAATTAGTGCACAAGCCCTGTTTGAAAGTGAAGAGCGCAACCGGACCATTATCTCTGCCTCAACCGAAGGCATAATTCTGCAACGTAATGATGGCAGAATTCTGACATGGAACAAAGCCGCCGAGAGAATTTTTGGCATCAAAGAAGCCGACGCATTAGGAGAAACCTCCACCAGCCGGCCCTACTATTTGTACAATGAACAAGGCGATGAAATCAAAGGAGAAGATCACCCCTCCATGATTACTTTAAAAACAGGAACACCGCAAAAAGATATCCTGATGAGGGTTGTCAGACCCGACAGCCAGGATTACTGGATAAAAGTAAATACCGAGCCAATTTTTACTGACAAATCCGGTCTGCCTACAGCCGCCGTGGTGACTTTTTCCGACATCACTGCCTTAAAAAAGACACAGGATAAGCTTAAAATTACCGAAGACCAGGTCCGCAGAAAACTTGAATCTATTCTAACACCTGACCATGATATCGGGAATCTGGAATTACCAGATGTTATGGACATTGAGTCTGTGCAATCCTTGATGAATAATTTTTACCAACTTACTCAAATCGGCGTAGGAATTATTGATTTAAAAGGCAAAGTACTTGTTGGCACAGGATGGCAAAACATTTGTGTCGCCTTTCATCGCAAAAATGAATTAAGTTGTCAATATTGTTTTGAAAGTGACACTGAAATTACAAGGGGAATAGAACCCGGGGAATTTAAACTTTACAAATGCCGGAATAATATGTGGGATATAGCGACCCCCATTTATATTGCTGGCAAGCATTTGGGCAATCTTTTTCTTGGACAATTTCTTTTTGACGATGAAGAACCCGATCTGTCAACTTTCAAGAAACAGGCCCGGCAATTTGGTTTTGACGAAGAGAAGTATCTGGAAGCGCTCAAACAGGTTCCCCGTTGGAATAAAAAAACTGTTGAAGCTGCCATGGATTTTTATATTCAGCTGGCAAATATGATTTCCAGTCTGAGTTATAGTAATGTCAGGCTGGCACAAACCCTTGAGGAAAACAAGCGGGCACAGGAGGCTCTTCAGGCCTCAGCCGAAGTAACCAAATCTATTCCTTCCGGACTCTTTATCTATCGTTTTGAAGCGCCTGATAAACTATTTCTGATTGAAGCCAATCCGGCAGCCCTCAAGATTACAGGACTAAAAAAAGAATCAATTCTGGGTTTAGAGTTTAATCAAATTTGGCCTGAAGCTGAAAAAATTGGTTTAACAGCCAGGTATCTTGAGGTTATGCGCACCTCTGAGCCCTATTTAAGCAATAATATCTTTTATGCTGACGACAATCTCCGGGGCGCTTTCAGAATTTCAGCGTTTAAAATACCTGACAATAAGCTTGGTGTTGCTTTTGAAGATGAAACAGAATTGAGAAATTCTGAAAACAAATTGATTGAAGCCAAAGAAAAAGCTGAAGAAAGCGAAGCTTTGCTCAGGGCTATCATTGACAACGCCCCTTTTGAAATATGGGCCCGAAATACCCAGGGAATAGGAATACTCGAAAATAAATTTACTTTTGAACATTTTGGCGTTAGCATACTTGGCCGGACGCCTGACTATGAAGAGATCCCTCCTGAAGAAGCCGCTTTGTGGAAATCAAATAACAAAAAAGTTCTTCAGGGCGAAATACTGAACGAAGAATGCCAATACACCGTTAAAGGCATTAACCGGACCTACCAGCAAATAATAGCACCCATTATTACAAGCACAGGTATAGATGGAATAGTTGGGTTTAATATTGACATAACCGAAAACAAAAAAAACCAGCTAGCCATTGATAATGAACGGAAAATGCTGCGCACCCTTGTGGAAACTATACCCGATCTTTTTTTCCTGAAAGATCCACAAGGCAAATACATTACCTGCAACAATATGTTTGAAAAACTTACAGGTTTATCAGCCAAAATGATGGCAGGAAAAACCGATCATGATGTTTTTCCGCATGAAGTTGCTGACGCCTTCAGATACCACGACCTGCAAGCTTTAAACTCAGAAAAACCACTCACCAACCTTGAAACGGTTACCAACATAAACAGTGGCCAGCAAGAACTATTGGAAACCATTAAAACCAGGGTATTTGACTCTAATGGAACAATCATCGGGGTATTGGGAATTTCAAGAAATGTAACTGCCATATATCAGGCTCAGGAAGCTTTAAGAAACAGAGAGGAGATATATTCTTCAATTGTAAACCAGGCCAGCGATTCAATCGCACTTATCGATTTTGAAACTTCACGTTTTATCGAATTTAATCCCGCAGCACACCTCAACCTGGGCTATTCAGCCGATGAATTCAGCCAAATGGGTATAAAAGACATTGAAGCCTCACAAAACCCTGATGAAATAATCAAACACTTCTCTGTCATTCGGGATAGCGGTGGAATTACCTTTGAGTCGCAACACAAGCACAAATCAGGCACAATACTTGACATCAGAAGCAGAGCCAAAGTAATTACCATTAAAGGTAAAGAATACATCTCAGCTATCTGGAGCGATATTACGGCACAAAAGAAAATACAGGCTGCCATGCGCGAAAAAGATTTAATTTTTCAGTCGCTGATGGAAAAAAGCCCCATCTATATTTTCTTTAAAGATCATCATCTCAAGTCAGTTTTTCTCAGCAAAAATTTTGAACAGTTGCTTGCAAAACCATTGGAAGAACTGATTGGCAGGACAATGAATGAGCTTTTCCCTTCAAATATGGCTTTAAGCATGATTGAGGAAGATAAACTTATTTTTGAAAACGGAGAGCTGGTTACTATTGATGAAGAACTGAACGGACGCTATTATACGACTATAAAATTTCCGATTTATCGTGACAACGCTCCTCCGCTGCTTGCCGGATTTACCATTGATATTACCGATAGAAAACTGGCCGAAAACGCCCTGATGTACCGCGAAAAAATACTCAGACAAGCACAGCAAATGGCGCATATCGGAAACTTTGAATTTGATTTCAGAAAGAATACATCCATATGGTCAGAAAACATGTATCGCATTTTTGATGTGGAGCACACAACAGAGCTCAATAACGTAATCCAGAATATTTTACCCGACCTCATTTTGCCCGAAGACTATTCAAGAACAAAGCAAATTTTCAACGATGCAATAAAAGGATTGTGCAATTACGAACTTGTTTACAGAATCAGAAAAAAGGACAATTCAATCAGAGACATCCATTCCCGCGCTGATATTGAGCGTGATGAAAACGGAAATCCGATACGCATGATTGGCCTCATTCAGGACATTACCGAACAAAAACGAACAGAAAAGGAAATACAAAGATTAAACGAAAGCCTTGAGAAAAGAGTTGAAGAACGCACACACGAACTACAAATTGCCAATCACGAACTTGAAGCATTTGCTTACACAGTATCGCATGATTTAAGAGCTCCCTTAAGAGCTATAAATGGCTTTACAAATATTCTAAAAGAAGATTATGAGACTTTGTTTGATGCAGATGGACATAAACTGATAAATATCATCACTGAAAACACATCGCGCATGGGTGTTTTAATTGATGACTTACTTGCTTTTTCAAGACTTGGCCGGGCTGAAATGAACTTCTGCAAAGTTGATATGAATCAGCTGGTAAAACAAGCTTATCATGAAATTACCACCCCTGAACTAAAAGAGCAAATCAAATTTATTGCACATGATTTACCTGAAATAATGGGCGACAATTCTCTTCTAAAGCAGGTTTGGCTTAACCTCTTATCAAATGCTGTAAAATTCTCGTCAAAAGTTAAGGAACCTGAGATTATCATCTCTGCTCAAAAAGAAGCCGGGTATGTTACTTTCAAAATTTCTGATAATGGAGTTGGATTTAATATGAAATATGTGGGGAAATTATTTGGAGTTTTCCAGCGCCTGCACAGTGCCGGTGAATATGAAGGCACCGGAGCCGGACTGGCCATTGTGCAAAGAATTGTTGTGAGACATAAAGGGAAAGTTTGGGCACGTGCTGAACAAGGAAAGGGCGCTGACTTTTTCTTTTCACTTCCTGAAATGCCTGACTGA